The proteins below come from a single Azospirillum thermophilum genomic window:
- a CDS encoding polysaccharide deacetylase family protein yields the protein MRGPDRHAIRRHAIRRRALFGLPLAVAALHPAVGPALAAGKPRSHAATYGYAPFATEHLIPGADLDLSTVDPDHPAARVIALTIDDGPDPQDLRILEVLRRHGAGATFFFIGRKLDRQHDLTTQVAASGHEIGSHSWEHPMMTDLPPAGQLRSLDATNAAFGRIGLRPAWFRPPYGDFDAAVEAAARARGLQTVLWTVDSQDWKGTDAATIGRRVVDRLHPGAVVLMHSTKPASLQALPDILAAGASRGYRFVTLSAWREAMRQAVTVPMALHLGEPGRPAAPR from the coding sequence ATGAGGGGGCCCGACCGTCACGCGATCCGCCGCCACGCGATCCGCCGCCGCGCCCTGTTCGGCCTGCCGCTGGCCGTCGCCGCCCTGCACCCGGCGGTCGGCCCCGCCCTGGCGGCGGGAAAGCCGCGCAGCCACGCCGCGACCTACGGCTATGCCCCCTTCGCGACGGAGCATCTGATCCCCGGCGCCGACCTCGACCTCTCCACGGTCGATCCGGACCACCCCGCCGCCCGGGTGATCGCCCTGACCATCGACGACGGCCCCGACCCGCAGGACCTGCGCATCCTGGAGGTGCTGCGCCGCCACGGCGCCGGGGCGACCTTCTTCTTCATCGGGCGCAAGCTGGACCGGCAGCATGATCTGACCACCCAGGTCGCCGCGTCGGGCCACGAGATCGGCAGCCATAGCTGGGAGCATCCGATGATGACGGACCTGCCGCCGGCCGGCCAGCTCCGCAGCCTGGACGCCACCAATGCCGCGTTCGGCCGGATCGGCCTCCGCCCGGCGTGGTTCCGTCCGCCCTATGGCGACTTCGACGCGGCGGTCGAGGCGGCGGCCCGCGCCCGCGGCCTGCAGACCGTGCTGTGGACCGTCGACAGCCAGGACTGGAAGGGGACCGACGCCGCGACCATCGGCCGCCGGGTGGTCGACCGTCTCCATCCCGGCGCGGTCGTGCTGATGCACAGCACCAAACCCGCCTCGCTGCAGGCCCTGCCGGACATCCTGGCGGCCGGGGCCAGCCGGGGCTACCGCTTCGTCACCCTGTCGGCGTGGCGGGAGGCGATGCGGCAGGCGGTCACCGTCCCGATGGCGCTCCATCTCGGGGAGCCCGGTCGCCCAGCAGCTCCGCGATGA
- a CDS encoding sensor histidine kinase codes for MSVDLLGLSLFLLQQMCVYLVVAYLLSRTKIFIPLTHVTIRPPHKLTCYVIFSLFCIMGTILGMPVVHAIANTPAIGATLGGLLGGPLVGLAVGVTGGLHRYSLGGAFALAAGIDIVVQGLLGGLVHRHLVRQGRIRTLFDPYKAGALTFIGVVLELLIDLAVAKPFDQTLEIVRLIAIPELIANSLGAAMFMGILLDRRALIERQSSIFSAKALAIAARADGVLRRGFNQENSQTVARIIYEETGVGAVAITDREKILAFIGIGDDHHLPGTPISSASTLEAITYNQVIYADGNEVAYQCSISPTCRLGSSLVIPLVGEDNHVIGTIKLYEPKSKLFSTINRTLGEGIAKLLSSQILAGRYEQQKALLAQAEIKLLHAQVNPHFLFNALNTIAAVTCDDPEKARDLIGDLSTFFRMNLKRPSEEASLSEEIEHVNAYLQIELARFSDQLTVEVDIPDSLGWVRLPTFTLQPVVENSIKHGTSQLLRPGRVSIKARQDGEDLVLDVEDNAGLYEPKPAGKGLGMSLVDRRIKNCFGASYGVTVTSERDVFTRVSIRVPLEAASK; via the coding sequence ATGTCCGTCGATCTCCTGGGCCTCTCGCTGTTCCTGCTGCAGCAGATGTGCGTCTATCTGGTGGTGGCCTATCTGCTGAGCCGGACGAAGATCTTCATCCCGCTCACCCACGTCACCATCCGGCCGCCGCACAAGCTGACCTGCTACGTCATCTTCTCGCTGTTCTGCATCATGGGAACCATCCTCGGCATGCCGGTGGTCCACGCCATCGCCAACACGCCGGCGATCGGCGCCACGCTCGGCGGGCTTCTCGGCGGGCCGCTGGTCGGGCTGGCGGTCGGGGTGACCGGCGGTCTGCACCGCTATTCGCTGGGCGGCGCCTTCGCGCTCGCCGCCGGCATCGACATCGTGGTGCAGGGGCTGCTGGGCGGCCTCGTCCACCGCCATCTGGTCCGGCAGGGCAGGATCCGCACCCTGTTCGACCCCTACAAGGCCGGCGCCCTCACCTTCATCGGCGTGGTCCTGGAACTGCTGATCGACCTCGCGGTGGCGAAGCCCTTCGACCAGACGCTGGAGATCGTCCGGCTGATCGCCATCCCGGAGCTGATCGCCAACTCGCTGGGGGCGGCGATGTTCATGGGCATCCTGCTCGACCGCCGCGCGCTGATCGAGCGGCAGTCCAGCATCTTCTCGGCCAAGGCGCTCGCCATCGCGGCGCGGGCCGACGGCGTGCTGCGCCGCGGCTTCAACCAGGAGAACAGCCAGACCGTCGCCCGCATCATCTACGAGGAGACGGGAGTCGGCGCGGTCGCCATCACCGACCGCGAGAAGATCCTGGCCTTCATCGGCATCGGCGACGACCACCATCTCCCCGGCACGCCGATCTCCTCGGCCAGCACGCTGGAGGCCATCACCTACAACCAGGTCATCTATGCCGACGGCAACGAGGTGGCCTACCAGTGCTCGATCAGCCCGACCTGCCGGCTCGGGTCCTCGCTGGTCATCCCGCTGGTCGGCGAGGACAACCACGTCATCGGCACGATCAAGCTCTACGAGCCGAAGAGCAAGCTGTTCTCCACCATCAACCGCACGCTGGGCGAGGGCATCGCCAAGCTGCTGTCCAGCCAGATCCTGGCCGGCCGCTACGAGCAGCAGAAGGCCCTGCTCGCCCAGGCGGAGATCAAGCTGCTGCACGCCCAGGTCAACCCGCACTTCCTGTTCAACGCGCTGAACACCATCGCGGCGGTCACCTGCGACGACCCGGAGAAGGCGCGCGACCTGATCGGCGACCTCTCGACCTTCTTCCGCATGAACCTGAAGCGGCCGAGCGAGGAGGCCTCGCTGTCGGAGGAGATCGAGCATGTGAACGCCTACCTGCAGATCGAGCTCGCCCGCTTCTCCGACCAGCTCACGGTCGAGGTCGACATCCCGGACTCGCTCGGCTGGGTGCGGCTGCCGACCTTCACGCTCCAGCCTGTCGTGGAAAATTCCATCAAGCACGGCACGTCCCAGTTGCTGCGTCCCGGCCGCGTTTCCATAAAGGCCCGTCAGGACGGGGAAGATCTCGTTCTCGATGTGGAAGACAACGCCGGGCTTTACGAGCCGAAACCGGCGGGCAAGGGCCTCGGCATGAGCCTTGTCGACCGCCGCATCAAGAACTGTTTCGGCGCGTCCTATGGTGTTACCGTCACGTCCGAGCGCGACGTCTTCACCCGCGTCTCGATCCGGGTCCCTCTGGAGGCCGCTTCCAAATGA
- a CDS encoding DUF3750 domain-containing protein, with product MKVLLLGFLVTLVLLLAGPAYVIASGAASLGVDWTRADRRPAGLAPDAATTPEAVVQVYAARALSWRGAFGVHPWFAVKPAGAGSYTVYEVIGWRLYRGLPVVSVSNRDPDGRWFGSQPAVLAELRGAAAEAAIPRIAEAAASYPYPRDYRVWPGPNSNTFAAWVGRAVPELRLDLPSTALGKDYLGGSLIARAPSGTGWQLSLFGVAGILLAVEEGLEVNLLGLTVGVDPLDLAVKLPGLGRIALRPDAPVIPPPARTADAPADGTG from the coding sequence GTGAAGGTGCTGCTGCTGGGTTTTCTGGTGACTCTGGTCCTGCTGCTCGCCGGGCCGGCCTATGTGATCGCCTCCGGCGCCGCGTCGCTCGGCGTCGACTGGACCAGGGCGGACCGACGGCCGGCCGGGCTCGCCCCCGATGCCGCCACGACGCCGGAGGCGGTGGTGCAGGTCTATGCCGCGCGCGCCCTGTCCTGGCGGGGCGCCTTCGGCGTGCATCCCTGGTTCGCGGTCAAGCCGGCGGGGGCGGGGAGCTACACGGTCTACGAGGTGATCGGCTGGCGGCTCTACCGCGGCCTGCCGGTCGTGTCGGTCAGCAACCGCGACCCGGACGGGCGCTGGTTCGGCTCCCAGCCCGCCGTGCTGGCCGAACTGCGCGGCGCCGCGGCCGAGGCGGCGATCCCCAGGATCGCGGAGGCCGCCGCGAGCTACCCCTATCCGCGGGACTACCGGGTCTGGCCCGGCCCCAACAGCAACACCTTCGCCGCCTGGGTCGGGCGGGCGGTGCCGGAACTGCGGCTCGACCTGCCGTCCACCGCGCTCGGCAAGGACTATCTCGGCGGCAGCCTGATCGCGCGGGCGCCCAGCGGCACCGGCTGGCAGCTCAGCCTGTTCGGCGTCGCCGGCATCCTGCTGGCGGTGGAGGAGGGGCTGGAGGTCAACCTGCTCGGCCTGACGGTCGGCGTCGATCCGCTCGACCTCGCGGTGAAGCTGCCGGGGCTGGGCCGCATCGCGCTGCGCCCCGACGCCCCGGTCATTCCCCCGCCGGCACGGACGGCGGACGCCCCGGCGGACGGAACCGGCTGA
- a CDS encoding GH1 family beta-glucosidase: MEFQFPQGFVWGSATAALQIEGATREDGRGDSQWDVFCREHPERIWQQATPDLACDHYHRWAGDVALMKALGHTGYRLSIAWPRIIPDGTGAVNEAGVAFYRRLFAALIEAGIEPNVTLYHWDLPQPLARAGGWENPATMDAFLRYARVCFEAFGDQVKLWATFNEPSWSTLNGYVTALHPPLKHDYRAAVQVAYTLMVTHARTVALFHGLGGDGKIGIVQNMCPVYPATDSPRDAEAARIADAVYNRWFIDPALLGRFPEDAVELYRRNHILPEMRREDLDMVAADSVDFIGVNYYFPHYASADATETLFGLNTSGNRDEDCHFSIKGLFKFVRNPKGRYTDWAWEIYPPGLRDLLARAHRYRPGLPIYVTENGIGAQETLDADGTVDDQYRIDFVREHLEVIHGAIADGMNVRGYYMWALMDNFSWLNGYKKRYGFLFIDRETMRRVPKKSAFWYREVARRNGF; this comes from the coding sequence ATGGAATTCCAGTTTCCCCAGGGCTTCGTATGGGGCTCCGCCACCGCCGCGCTGCAGATCGAAGGGGCGACGCGCGAGGACGGCCGCGGGGATTCGCAGTGGGACGTCTTCTGCCGCGAGCATCCCGAGCGGATCTGGCAGCAGGCGACGCCCGACCTCGCCTGCGACCATTATCACCGCTGGGCCGGGGATGTGGCGCTGATGAAGGCGCTGGGCCATACCGGCTATCGCCTGTCGATCGCCTGGCCGCGCATCATCCCCGACGGGACGGGGGCGGTGAACGAGGCCGGCGTCGCCTTCTACCGCCGCCTGTTCGCCGCCCTGATCGAGGCGGGCATCGAGCCGAACGTCACGCTCTACCACTGGGACCTGCCGCAGCCGCTGGCCCGGGCGGGCGGCTGGGAGAATCCGGCGACGATGGACGCCTTCCTGCGCTATGCGCGGGTGTGCTTCGAGGCGTTCGGCGATCAGGTCAAGCTGTGGGCCACCTTCAACGAGCCGTCCTGGTCGACGCTGAACGGCTATGTCACCGCCCTGCACCCGCCGCTGAAGCACGACTACAGGGCCGCCGTGCAGGTCGCCTATACCCTGATGGTCACGCATGCCCGCACCGTGGCGCTGTTCCACGGGCTGGGCGGCGACGGGAAGATCGGCATCGTGCAGAACATGTGCCCGGTCTATCCGGCGACCGACAGCCCGCGCGACGCCGAGGCCGCGCGGATCGCCGACGCCGTCTACAACCGCTGGTTCATCGACCCCGCCCTGCTCGGCCGGTTCCCCGAGGATGCGGTGGAGCTCTACCGCCGCAACCACATCCTGCCGGAGATGCGGCGCGAGGACCTCGACATGGTCGCCGCGGACAGCGTCGATTTCATCGGCGTGAACTACTATTTCCCGCATTATGCCTCGGCCGACGCGACGGAGACGCTGTTCGGCCTCAACACCTCCGGCAACAGGGACGAGGACTGCCACTTCTCGATCAAGGGGCTGTTCAAGTTCGTCAGGAATCCGAAGGGCCGCTATACGGACTGGGCGTGGGAGATCTATCCGCCGGGCCTGCGCGACCTGCTGGCCCGCGCCCACCGGTACCGCCCCGGCCTGCCGATCTACGTGACGGAGAACGGCATCGGCGCGCAGGAGACGCTGGACGCCGACGGCACGGTGGACGACCAGTACCGCATCGACTTCGTCCGCGAGCATCTGGAGGTCATCCACGGCGCCATCGCCGACGGCATGAACGTCCGCGGCTATTACATGTGGGCGCTGATGGACAACTTCAGCTGGCTGAACGGCTACAAGAAGCGCTACGGCTTCCTGTTCATCGACCGCGAGACGATGCGCCGCGTCCCGAAGAAGAGCGCCTTCTGGTACCGGGAGGTGGCGCGGCGCAACGGCTTCTGA
- the btsR gene encoding two-component system response regulator BtsR translates to MINVLIVDDEPLARKELRRVLSKAEDIAIIGECSNAIDAVGMINREKPDVVFLDIQMPRVSGIEMLSMLDHEKMPHIVFLTAYDEYAVQAFEQHAFDYLLKPVNQARLDKTLQRLRRDREPQKIGLLPGANQLRQIPCFGQHHVQLLRMEEVEYVASGISGVYVVATDGSEKPTALPLHILQDRTPLLRCHRQYLVNVDYIEKINFLENGLAEIHTRRGHVIPVSRRFFPQIKERLGIL, encoded by the coding sequence ATGATCAACGTCCTCATCGTCGATGACGAGCCGCTGGCTCGCAAGGAGCTTCGCCGTGTCCTCTCCAAGGCCGAGGACATCGCCATCATCGGGGAATGCAGCAACGCCATCGACGCGGTGGGCATGATCAACCGGGAGAAGCCGGACGTCGTCTTCCTCGACATCCAGATGCCGCGGGTCAGCGGGATCGAGATGCTGAGCATGCTCGACCACGAGAAGATGCCCCACATCGTCTTCCTGACCGCCTACGACGAATACGCGGTGCAGGCCTTCGAACAGCACGCCTTCGACTATCTGCTGAAACCGGTCAACCAGGCCCGCCTCGACAAGACGCTGCAGCGCCTGCGCCGCGACCGCGAGCCGCAGAAGATCGGCCTGCTGCCCGGCGCCAACCAGCTCCGCCAGATCCCCTGCTTCGGCCAGCACCATGTCCAGCTCCTGCGGATGGAGGAGGTGGAGTATGTCGCCTCGGGCATCAGCGGGGTCTATGTCGTCGCCACCGACGGCAGCGAGAAGCCGACCGCCCTGCCGCTGCACATCCTGCAGGACCGCACGCCGCTGCTGCGCTGCCACCGGCAGTATCTCGTCAACGTCGACTATATCGAGAAGATCAACTTCCTGGAAAACGGCCTCGCCGAGATCCACACCAGGCGCGGCCACGTCATCCCGGTCAGCCGCCGTTTCTTCCCCCAGATCAAGGAGCGGCTCGGCATCCTGTGA
- a CDS encoding NUDIX domain-containing protein encodes MGIREPRVGCGAAVLSGRRILLLRRRKDPEAGCWGLLGGKVDWMEPVEQAAIREAREEMGIVIRPDRLLCVVDHIEPDKGEPWTGEHWVAPVYLVTDFEGEPRIREPDKHSDWGWFALDALPDDLTVAVRFAVRALGHTPPVTTGRPAAP; translated from the coding sequence ATGGGCATCAGGGAACCGCGTGTCGGCTGCGGAGCGGCGGTGCTGTCCGGGCGGCGCATCCTCCTGCTGCGCCGCCGCAAGGATCCGGAGGCCGGCTGCTGGGGCCTGCTCGGCGGCAAGGTCGACTGGATGGAGCCGGTGGAACAGGCCGCCATCCGCGAGGCGCGGGAGGAGATGGGGATCGTCATCCGGCCCGACCGGCTGCTCTGCGTCGTCGACCACATCGAACCGGACAAGGGCGAGCCCTGGACCGGCGAGCACTGGGTGGCCCCCGTCTACCTCGTCACGGACTTCGAGGGCGAACCCCGCATCCGGGAACCCGACAAGCACTCCGACTGGGGCTGGTTCGCGCTGGACGCGCTGCCGGACGACCTGACGGTCGCCGTTCGCTTCGCCGTGCGTGCGCTGGGCCACACCCCTCCGGTTACGACCGGCCGGCCGGCCGCTCCTTAA